The following are encoded in a window of Streptomyces sp. SAT1 genomic DNA:
- a CDS encoding DUF7059 domain-containing protein: MPAADRPDVAARLRDALLGASFTADGLLELLGAPAYAALARSETVPALRATRGDTPLELLVRLFLLQQPVPHARVVDVLPVDACLETGWLARAGGDELAATVDVRPYAGLDGEDWFIVSDLGCAVGGAGGIGSREEGVVLGVGGASTTLAGLTVRTPVAAALDLGTGSGIQALHASRHATRVTATDLNPRALHITALTLALSGAPAADLRKGSLFEPVRDDERFDLIVSNPPFVISPGARLTYRDGGMAGDDLCRTLVQQAGERLNEGGFAQFLANWEHTEGEDWQDRLRSWVPRGCDAWIVQREVQDVTQYAELWLRDAGDHRADPAEYQARYDAWLEEFEARKVRAVGFGWITLRRTDSAAPSVVAEEWPHPVEQPLGDTVRAHFDRVGFLRDHDDAGLLDRHFRLVGEVVQEQVGLPGAEDPEHVVLRQHRGMRRATAVDTVGAGFAGVCDGTLSAGRILDAIAQLVGEDPVLLRDRTPAQIRLLVEQGFLEPADRPSAD, from the coding sequence CTGCCCGCGGCCGACCGCCCCGACGTCGCCGCCCGGCTCCGCGACGCCCTGCTCGGCGCGTCGTTCACCGCCGACGGGCTGCTCGAACTGCTCGGCGCGCCCGCGTACGCGGCGCTCGCCCGCAGCGAGACCGTGCCCGCGCTCCGCGCCACGCGCGGGGACACCCCGCTCGAACTGCTCGTCCGGCTCTTCCTGCTCCAGCAGCCCGTGCCGCACGCGCGCGTGGTGGACGTCCTGCCCGTAGACGCCTGCCTGGAGACCGGCTGGCTGGCGCGCGCCGGCGGGGACGAGCTGGCCGCGACCGTGGACGTACGGCCGTACGCCGGGCTCGACGGCGAGGACTGGTTCATCGTCTCCGACCTGGGGTGCGCGGTCGGCGGCGCGGGCGGCATCGGCAGCCGTGAGGAGGGCGTCGTCCTCGGCGTCGGCGGCGCCTCCACCACCCTGGCGGGTCTCACGGTCCGTACGCCCGTCGCCGCCGCGCTGGACCTCGGCACCGGCTCCGGCATCCAGGCGCTGCACGCGAGCCGGCACGCCACGCGGGTGACCGCGACCGACCTCAACCCGCGCGCGCTGCACATCACCGCCCTCACGCTCGCGCTGTCCGGAGCCCCGGCCGCCGATCTGCGCAAGGGCTCCCTGTTCGAGCCGGTCCGCGACGACGAGCGGTTCGACCTGATCGTGTCCAACCCGCCCTTCGTGATCTCCCCGGGCGCCCGGCTGACGTACCGCGACGGCGGGATGGCCGGGGACGATCTGTGCCGCACGCTCGTTCAGCAGGCGGGGGAGCGGCTGAACGAGGGCGGGTTCGCGCAGTTCCTCGCCAACTGGGAGCACACGGAGGGGGAGGACTGGCAGGACAGGCTCAGGTCGTGGGTGCCGCGCGGCTGCGACGCGTGGATCGTGCAGCGCGAGGTGCAGGACGTCACGCAGTACGCCGAGCTGTGGCTGCGCGACGCCGGTGACCACCGTGCCGACCCGGCGGAGTACCAGGCGCGCTACGACGCCTGGCTGGAGGAGTTCGAGGCGCGCAAGGTGAGGGCCGTCGGCTTCGGCTGGATCACCCTGCGCCGGACGGACTCCGCCGCGCCCTCGGTCGTCGCGGAGGAGTGGCCGCACCCCGTCGAGCAGCCGCTCGGCGACACCGTGCGCGCGCACTTCGACCGCGTCGGCTTCCTGCGGGACCACGACGACGCGGGCCTGCTCGACCGGCACTTCCGGCTCGTCGGTGAGGTCGTGCAGGAGCAGGTCGGGCTGCCCGGCGCCGAGGACCCGGAGCACGTGGTGCTGCGCCAGCACCGCGGGATGCGCCGGGCCACCGCCGTGGACACGGTCGGCGCGGGCTTCGCCGGTGTCTGCGACGGCACGCTCAGCGCCGGACGCATCCTGGACGCCATCGCCCAGCTCGTCGGCGAGGACCCCGTGCTCCTGCGCGACCGCACGCCCGCGCAGATCCGCCTGCTGGTGGAGCAGGGCTTCCTGGAGCCGGCCGACCGGCCCTCGGCGGACTGA
- the topA gene encoding type I DNA topoisomerase, whose protein sequence is MSPTSDTAQGGRRLVIVESPAKAKTIKGYLGPGYVVEASVGHIRDLPNGAAEVPEKYTGEVRRLGVDVEHDFQPIYVVNADKKAQVKKLKDLLKDSDELFLATDEDREGEAIAWHLQEVLKPKIPVKRMVFHEITKDAIRAAVANPRQLNQKLVDAQETRRILDRLYGYEVSPVLWKKVMPRLSAGRVQSVATRLVVERERERIAFRSAEYWDLTGTFSTGRAGDASDPSSLVARLQTVDGRRVAQGRDFDSLGQLKSANTLHLDEANARALAAALADTAFAVRSVESKPYRRSPYAPFRTTTLQQEASRKLGFGAKATMQVAQKLYENGYITYMRTDSTTLSDTAVTAARAQVTQLYGADYLPPQPRTYAGKVKNAQEAHEAIRPSGDRFRTPAETGLTGDQFKLYELIWKRTVASQMKDATGNSVTVKIGGRAADGRDVEFSASGKTITFHGFLKAYVEGADDPNAELDDRERRLPQVAEGDALGAEEITVDGHATKPPARYTEASLVKELEEREIGRPSTYASIIGTILDRGYVFKKGTALVPSFLSFAVVNLLEKHFGRLVDYDFTARMEDDLDRIARGEARAVPWLKRFYFGEGTGEGGAADAGNGDGDHLGGLKELVTDLGAIDAREVSSFPVGNGIVLRVGRYGPYIERGEKDTDSHQRADIPDDLAPDELSVELAEELLAKPSGDFELGADPVTGHQIVAKDGRYGPYVTEILPEGTPKTGKNAVKPRTASLFKSMSLDTVTLDDALKLMSLPRVVGADAEGVEITAQNGRYGPYLKKGTDSRSLQTEDQLFTITLEEALAIYAQPKQRGRAAAKPPLKELGEDPVSAKPVVVKDGRFGPYVTDGETNATLRSGDSVETITPERGFELLAEKRAKGPAKKTAKKAPAKKTAAKKTASTAKKTAAKKTAAKTTAKKTTTAAAKKTAAKKTAAKKTAANTAAAED, encoded by the coding sequence TTGTCCCCGACCAGCGATACCGCACAGGGCGGTCGCCGACTCGTCATCGTCGAGTCGCCTGCCAAGGCGAAGACGATCAAGGGCTATCTCGGCCCCGGCTACGTCGTCGAAGCGAGCGTCGGGCACATCCGTGACCTTCCCAACGGGGCCGCGGAGGTCCCGGAGAAGTACACCGGTGAGGTCCGCCGCCTCGGTGTGGACGTAGAACACGACTTCCAGCCGATCTATGTGGTCAACGCCGACAAGAAGGCCCAGGTCAAGAAGCTCAAGGACCTGCTGAAGGACTCCGACGAGCTCTTCCTCGCCACCGATGAGGACCGCGAGGGCGAGGCCATCGCCTGGCACCTCCAGGAAGTGCTGAAGCCGAAGATCCCGGTCAAGCGGATGGTCTTCCACGAGATCACCAAGGACGCGATCCGGGCCGCCGTCGCCAACCCGCGCCAGCTCAACCAGAAGCTCGTCGACGCCCAGGAGACCCGCCGCATCCTCGACCGCCTCTACGGCTACGAGGTCTCGCCCGTCCTGTGGAAGAAGGTCATGCCGCGGCTGTCGGCGGGCCGCGTCCAGTCGGTGGCGACCCGGCTCGTGGTCGAACGGGAGCGCGAGCGCATCGCCTTCCGCTCCGCCGAGTACTGGGACCTGACGGGCACCTTCTCGACCGGCCGGGCGGGCGACGCCTCGGACCCGTCGTCCCTGGTCGCACGGCTCCAGACGGTAGACGGCCGGCGTGTCGCGCAGGGCCGCGACTTCGACTCCCTGGGGCAGCTGAAGAGCGCGAACACCCTCCACCTCGACGAGGCGAACGCGCGTGCGCTCGCCGCCGCCCTGGCGGACACCGCCTTCGCCGTCCGCTCCGTCGAGTCCAAGCCGTACCGCCGCTCGCCGTACGCCCCGTTCCGTACGACGACGCTCCAGCAGGAGGCCAGCCGCAAGCTCGGCTTCGGCGCCAAGGCCACCATGCAGGTCGCGCAGAAGCTGTACGAGAACGGCTACATCACGTACATGCGTACGGACTCCACGACGCTGAGCGACACGGCGGTCACCGCCGCCCGCGCCCAGGTCACGCAGTTGTACGGCGCCGACTACCTGCCGCCGCAGCCGCGTACGTACGCCGGGAAGGTCAAGAACGCGCAGGAGGCGCACGAGGCGATCCGCCCCTCGGGCGACCGCTTCCGCACGCCCGCCGAGACCGGTCTGACCGGTGACCAGTTCAAGCTGTACGAGCTGATCTGGAAGCGGACCGTCGCCTCCCAGATGAAGGACGCGACCGGGAACTCCGTCACGGTGAAGATCGGCGGCCGGGCTGCCGACGGCCGGGACGTCGAGTTCAGCGCGTCCGGCAAGACGATCACCTTCCACGGCTTCCTGAAGGCGTACGTCGAAGGCGCCGACGACCCGAACGCCGAGCTGGACGACCGCGAGCGCCGGCTGCCGCAGGTCGCCGAGGGCGACGCGCTCGGCGCCGAGGAGATCACGGTCGACGGGCACGCCACCAAGCCCCCGGCCCGCTACACCGAGGCCAGCCTGGTCAAGGAGCTGGAGGAGCGCGAGATCGGCCGCCCGTCGACGTACGCGTCGATCATCGGCACGATCCTCGACCGCGGCTATGTGTTCAAGAAGGGCACCGCGCTGGTGCCGTCCTTCCTGTCCTTCGCCGTGGTGAACCTCCTGGAGAAGCACTTCGGCCGGCTGGTCGACTACGACTTCACCGCCCGGATGGAGGACGACCTCGACCGCATCGCGCGCGGCGAGGCGCGGGCCGTGCCGTGGCTGAAGCGGTTCTACTTCGGCGAGGGCACGGGCGAGGGCGGTGCCGCGGACGCCGGCAACGGCGACGGCGACCACCTCGGCGGTCTCAAGGAACTGGTGACCGACCTGGGCGCGATCGACGCGCGCGAGGTGTCGTCGTTCCCGGTCGGCAACGGCATCGTGCTGCGCGTGGGCCGCTACGGCCCGTACATCGAGCGCGGCGAGAAGGACACCGACTCCCACCAGCGCGCCGACATCCCGGACGACCTGGCCCCCGACGAGCTGAGCGTCGAACTCGCCGAGGAACTGCTCGCCAAGCCGAGCGGCGACTTCGAGCTGGGCGCCGACCCGGTGACCGGCCACCAGATCGTCGCCAAGGACGGCCGCTACGGTCCGTACGTCACGGAGATCCTCCCCGAGGGCACCCCGAAGACCGGCAAGAACGCGGTCAAGCCGCGCACGGCCTCGCTCTTCAAGTCGATGTCCCTGGACACCGTGACGCTCGACGACGCGCTGAAGCTGATGTCGCTGCCGCGGGTCGTCGGCGCGGACGCCGAGGGCGTCGAGATCACCGCGCAGAACGGCCGCTACGGCCCGTACCTGAAGAAGGGCACGGACTCGCGGTCCCTGCAGACCGAGGACCAGCTCTTCACGATCACGCTGGAAGAGGCGCTGGCGATCTACGCCCAGCCCAAGCAGCGCGGCCGGGCGGCGGCCAAGCCCCCGCTGAAGGAGCTGGGCGAGGACCCGGTCAGCGCCAAGCCGGTCGTGGTCAAGGACGGCCGCTTCGGTCCGTACGTCACCGACGGCGAGACCAACGCGACCCTGCGGTCGGGCGACAGCGTGGAGACGATCACGCCGGAGCGCGGCTTCGAGCTGCTCGCGGAGAAGCGGGCCAAGGGCCCGGCCAAGAAGACCGCGAAGAAGGCCCCCGCCAAGAAGACCGCGGCGAAGAAGACGGCCTCCACGGCCAAGAAGACCGCCGCGAAGAAGACGGCGGCCAAGACGACGGCGAAGAAGACGACGACCGCGGCCGCGAAGAAGACGGCGGCGAAGAAGACGGCGGCGAAGAAGACCGCCGCGAACACGGCGGCGGCCGAGGACTGA
- a CDS encoding ATP-binding protein: MATVELRFSALPEHVRTARLVAAAVARRAGVDEAVLDEVRLAVGEACSRAVGLHQSNGIAAPVTVVLTEEEKQFSIEVGDEARHAPHHPGEAPGAVDDADAEEDEMGLAVISGLVDDVEVSAGEDGGLIKMTWPTASADAVLS; this comes from the coding sequence ATGGCCACCGTCGAACTCCGCTTCAGCGCGCTGCCGGAGCACGTCAGGACCGCCCGGCTGGTGGCGGCAGCGGTGGCGCGCAGGGCGGGGGTCGACGAGGCCGTCCTCGACGAGGTCAGGCTCGCCGTCGGTGAGGCCTGCTCCCGTGCCGTCGGGCTGCATCAGAGCAATGGGATCGCGGCGCCGGTGACGGTGGTGCTGACCGAGGAGGAGAAGCAGTTCTCCATCGAGGTCGGCGACGAGGCCCGGCACGCTCCGCACCATCCGGGGGAGGCCCCGGGCGCCGTGGACGACGCGGACGCCGAGGAGGACGAGATGGGCCTCGCGGTCATCAGCGGCCTCGTCGACGACGTCGAGGTCTCGGCGGGCGAGGACGGCGGGCTGATCAAGATGACCTGGCCGACCGCTTCGGCGGACGCCGTGCTCTCCTGA
- a CDS encoding sodium-translocating pyrophosphatase, translated as MAGLSTPHQSAQPTTFAAAVLTDDNRIIVAVIAAVAVAALLVAGVLVRQVLAAGEGTDSMKKIAEAVQEGANAYLGRQLRTLGVFAVVVFFLLLLLPADDWNQRAGRSVFFLIGAGFSAATGYIGMWLAVRSNVRVAAAAREATPAQGEPEKDLTAVSHKAMKIAFRTGGVVGMFTVGLGLLGASCVVLVYAADAPKVLEGFGLGAALIAMFMRVGGGIFTKAADVGADLVGKVEQGIPEDDPRNAATIADNVGDNVGDCAGMAADLFESYAVTLVAALILGKAAFGNDGLAFPLLVPAIGVVTAMIGIFAVAPRRSDRSGMSAINRGFFISAVISLALVAAAVYTYLPSTYAGLTGVTDAAIRGKDGDPRILALVAVGIGILLAAVIQQLTGYFTETTRRPVRDIGKTSLTGPATVVLAGISLGLESAVYTALLIGLGVYGAFLLGGTSIMLALFAVALAGTGLLTTVGVIVAMDTFGPVSDNAQGIAEMSGDVEGAGAQVLTNLDAVGNTTKAITKGIAIATAVLAASALFGSYRDAITTGASDVGAKLSGPGAPMTLIMDISQPNNLVGLIAGAAVVFLFSGLAINAVSRSAGSVVFEVRRQFREHPGIMDYTEKPEYGRVVDICTKDALRELATPGLLAVMAPIFIGFTLGVGALGAYLAGAIGAGTLMAVFLANSGGAWDNAKKLVEDGHHGGKGSEAHAATVIGDTVGDPFKDTAGPAINPLLKVMNLVSLLIAPAVIKFSYGDDKSIGVRVLIAILALLVIVGSVYVSKRRGIAVGDDEDSAERVSKPADPAVVS; from the coding sequence ATGGCGGGGCTTTCTACCCCTCATCAGTCGGCTCAACCGACAACTTTCGCAGCCGCGGTACTGACCGATGACAATCGGATCATCGTGGCGGTCATCGCCGCGGTCGCGGTGGCCGCACTCTTGGTCGCGGGCGTCCTGGTGCGCCAGGTGCTCGCGGCCGGCGAGGGCACCGACAGCATGAAGAAGATCGCGGAAGCGGTCCAGGAAGGTGCGAACGCCTATCTGGGCCGCCAGCTGCGCACCCTCGGCGTATTCGCCGTCGTGGTGTTCTTCCTGCTCCTGCTGCTGCCCGCCGACGACTGGAATCAGCGCGCCGGACGGTCGGTGTTCTTCCTGATCGGTGCCGGGTTCTCGGCGGCCACCGGTTATATCGGCATGTGGCTCGCCGTGCGCAGCAATGTGCGTGTGGCCGCCGCCGCCCGGGAGGCGACTCCCGCGCAGGGCGAACCGGAAAAGGATCTCACCGCCGTCTCGCACAAAGCCATGAAGATCGCTTTCCGAACGGGCGGCGTCGTCGGCATGTTCACGGTGGGGCTCGGCCTGCTGGGCGCCTCCTGCGTGGTGCTGGTCTACGCGGCGGACGCGCCGAAGGTGCTGGAGGGCTTCGGCCTCGGCGCGGCGCTGATCGCCATGTTCATGCGAGTGGGCGGCGGCATCTTCACCAAGGCCGCCGACGTCGGCGCCGACCTGGTCGGCAAGGTCGAGCAGGGCATTCCGGAGGACGATCCGCGCAATGCCGCGACCATCGCCGACAACGTGGGCGACAACGTCGGCGACTGCGCGGGCATGGCGGCCGACCTCTTCGAGTCGTACGCGGTCACGCTGGTCGCCGCGCTCATCCTCGGCAAGGCCGCCTTCGGCAACGACGGACTCGCCTTCCCGCTGCTGGTGCCCGCCATCGGTGTGGTCACCGCCATGATCGGCATCTTCGCGGTGGCCCCGCGCCGCAGCGACCGCAGCGGCATGAGCGCGATCAACCGCGGCTTCTTCATCTCCGCGGTGATCTCCCTCGCCCTGGTGGCGGCGGCCGTCTACACCTACCTGCCGTCCACGTACGCCGGTCTCACCGGCGTCACCGACGCGGCGATCCGCGGCAAGGACGGCGACCCGCGGATCCTCGCCCTGGTCGCGGTGGGCATCGGCATCCTGCTGGCCGCCGTGATCCAGCAGCTGACCGGGTACTTCACCGAGACCACCCGGCGGCCGGTCCGCGACATCGGCAAGACCTCGCTCACCGGCCCGGCCACCGTCGTCCTCGCCGGTATCTCCCTCGGACTGGAATCGGCCGTCTACACCGCGCTGCTGATCGGCCTCGGCGTGTACGGGGCGTTCCTGCTCGGCGGCACATCGATCATGCTGGCGCTGTTCGCGGTGGCGCTGGCCGGCACCGGCCTGCTCACCACGGTCGGCGTGATCGTCGCCATGGACACCTTCGGACCGGTCTCCGACAACGCCCAGGGCATCGCCGAGATGTCCGGTGACGTCGAGGGCGCGGGCGCCCAGGTGCTCACCAACCTGGACGCGGTCGGCAACACCACCAAGGCCATCACCAAGGGCATCGCCATCGCCACCGCCGTCCTCGCGGCGTCGGCGCTGTTCGGTTCGTACCGCGACGCCATCACCACCGGCGCGAGCGACGTCGGCGCCAAGCTGTCCGGGCCCGGCGCGCCGATGACCCTGATCATGGACATCTCCCAGCCCAACAACCTGGTCGGGCTCATCGCCGGGGCCGCGGTCGTCTTCCTCTTCTCGGGGCTGGCGATCAACGCGGTGTCGCGGTCGGCGGGGTCGGTGGTCTTCGAGGTGCGGCGCCAGTTCCGCGAGCACCCCGGGATCATGGACTACACCGAGAAGCCGGAGTACGGGCGCGTCGTCGACATCTGCACCAAGGACGCCCTGCGCGAACTCGCCACGCCCGGACTGCTGGCCGTGATGGCGCCCATCTTCATCGGGTTCACGCTCGGGGTCGGCGCGCTCGGCGCCTATCTCGCGGGCGCCATCGGCGCGGGCACGCTGATGGCGGTGTTCCTCGCCAACTCCGGCGGTGCCTGGGACAACGCCAAGAAGCTGGTCGAGGACGGCCACCACGGCGGCAAGGGCAGCGAGGCCCACGCCGCCACGGTGATCGGCGACACGGTCGGCGACCCGTTCAAGGACACCGCGGGCCCGGCGATCAACCCGCTGCTGAAGGTGATGAACCTCGTGTCGCTGCTCATCGCGCCCGCGGTCATCAAGTTCTCCTACGGCGACGACAAGAGCATCGGCGTGCGCGTCCTGATCGCGATCCTCGCGCTGCTCGTCATCGTCGGCTCGGTCTACGTCTCCAAGCGGCGCGGTATCGCCGTGGGCGACGACGAGGACAGCGCCGAACGGGTGTCCAAGCCGGCCGACCCCGCGGTGGTCTCGTAA